From Planctomycetota bacterium, one genomic window encodes:
- a CDS encoding threonine ammonia-lyase — MSGAATVSLADIRAARERISGAIYHSPCPVSVPLSELVGATVFCKLDLLQRTGSFKERGARNALVLLDPAARRRGVVAASAGNHALGLAWHGRLLGIPVTVVMPRFAPLVKVATCRRLGATVILHGDSFDEARAEAVRIAAADGLERIHGFDDPRVIAGQGTMALEVLEDLPDAEVIVVPTGGAGLLAGVATVAKALAPSIRIVAVEPAAAPSLSASLAAGRPVAVPVRPTLADGLAVGRVGDVAFPIAAPLIDHVVTVGEEALALAVLRLAELEKLVVEGAGAAALAALLAEGCPDVRGRRVVLLLCGGNIDLSILGRVIDHGLAADGRLWRFTTRVTDRPGGIARLATVIAEAGASVLEIAHDRTFSGPDVFSVRVAVTVETADRAQIDALAAALAAAGFPLGAG; from the coding sequence ATGAGCGGCGCCGCGACGGTGTCGCTGGCCGACATCCGCGCCGCCCGTGAGCGGATCAGCGGCGCGATCTACCATTCCCCCTGCCCGGTGAGCGTGCCCCTCTCGGAGTTGGTCGGCGCGACGGTGTTTTGCAAGCTCGACCTCCTCCAGCGAACCGGGTCGTTCAAGGAGCGCGGTGCCCGCAACGCCCTGGTGCTTCTCGATCCCGCCGCCCGGCGCCGTGGCGTCGTCGCCGCGTCGGCCGGCAATCACGCCCTCGGGCTCGCCTGGCACGGGCGTCTCCTCGGCATCCCGGTGACGGTGGTGATGCCGCGGTTCGCCCCGCTGGTGAAGGTCGCGACCTGCCGCCGCCTCGGAGCGACGGTGATCCTCCATGGCGACTCGTTCGACGAGGCCCGGGCCGAGGCGGTGCGGATCGCCGCCGCCGACGGGCTCGAGCGGATCCATGGGTTCGACGATCCGCGCGTGATCGCCGGCCAGGGGACGATGGCCCTCGAAGTGCTCGAAGACCTTCCCGATGCCGAGGTGATCGTCGTCCCCACCGGCGGTGCCGGCCTGCTCGCCGGCGTAGCCACGGTCGCCAAGGCGCTCGCTCCTTCGATCCGCATCGTCGCCGTCGAGCCCGCCGCGGCGCCGAGCCTGTCGGCGTCGCTCGCCGCCGGCCGTCCCGTGGCGGTGCCGGTGCGGCCGACGCTCGCCGACGGCCTCGCGGTGGGGCGCGTCGGCGACGTCGCCTTTCCGATCGCGGCGCCGCTGATCGACCACGTCGTCACCGTCGGCGAGGAGGCCCTCGCCCTGGCGGTGCTGCGCCTCGCGGAGCTCGAGAAACTGGTGGTCGAGGGGGCGGGGGCGGCGGCGTTGGCGGCGCTGCTGGCGGAGGGCTGTCCTGATGTCCGCGGCCGCCGTGTCGTCCTCCTCCTCTGCGGCGGCAACATCGACCTCTCGATCCTCGGCAGGGTGATCGACCACGGCCTGGCTGCCGACGGCAGGCTGTGGCGGTTCACGACGCGGGTCACCGACCGCCCCGGCGGGATCGCCCGGCTCGCGACGGTGATCGCCGAGGCCGGCGCCAGCGTTCTCGAGATCGCCCACGACCGCACCTTCTCCGGCCCCGACGTGTTCTCCGTCCGCGTCGCGGTCACGGTGGAGACCGCCGACCGGGCCCAGATCGATGCGCTGGCAGCCGCCCTCGCCGCGGCCGGGTTTCCCCTCGGCGCCGGCTGA
- a CDS encoding HAD-IA family hydrolase: MWHRPRYDALLFDCDGTLADTMPAHYRAWLAVTSSHGIAFPESRFYALGGRPTRDIVATLAREAGVDLDITAAARRKEEAFLAGLGAVQPIEPVVAVVRRCRGRVPMAVVTGGHRAVCRRILAHIGLADDFDDLVASEDTARHKPDPDPFLEAARRLGVEPRRCVVWEDSDLGIAAARAAGMEWVDVRGFHRPAPVSR, encoded by the coding sequence ATGTGGCACCGTCCTCGATACGACGCCCTGCTCTTCGACTGTGACGGCACGCTCGCCGACACCATGCCGGCTCATTACCGGGCGTGGCTGGCGGTCACGTCGTCGCACGGGATCGCGTTTCCGGAGAGCCGGTTCTACGCTCTCGGCGGCCGTCCGACACGCGACATCGTCGCCACGCTGGCCCGCGAGGCGGGGGTCGATCTCGACATCACCGCCGCGGCCCGCCGCAAGGAAGAGGCGTTCCTCGCCGGCCTCGGTGCCGTGCAGCCGATCGAACCGGTCGTCGCCGTCGTTCGCCGTTGCCGGGGACGCGTGCCGATGGCGGTGGTCACCGGCGGCCATCGCGCCGTCTGCCGGAGAATCCTCGCCCACATCGGCCTCGCCGACGACTTCGACGATCTCGTCGCCAGCGAGGACACTGCCCGCCACAAGCCCGACCCCGATCCGTTCCTGGAGGCGGCCCGGCGGCTCGGAGTCGAGCCTCGCCGCTGCGTCGTCTGGGAAGACAGCGATCTGGGCATCGCCGCCGCCCGCGCTGCCGGGATGGAGTGGGTCGACGTCCGCGGCTTCCATCGCCCCGCGCCGGTGAGCCGATGA